ATCCACCCGTTCCCATCCCGAACACGGCAGTTAAGCCCTCCAGCGCCGATGGTACTTGGGGCGCAGGCCCCTGGGAGAGTAGGACGTCGCCAGGCAACTGAAACCACCCTTTAATGGGTGGTTTTTTGATTTGTCCGCTTTGGAAGGATCGTTCCTAAGCGGTTTTTTGTTTTATTTTCCAAAGATGGATGTAAGTCTGTTGCCTCTTTTCCGAATATAAGATAAAATATTCATATAATGAAACTAAGTTTCACTATATGGAACATAGTCGTGCGACTTTCAAGTGGGAGGCGATTCCTTGTGTCCAGAGAGAAGGAAAGGGTCAAAGTGCAGTTTGGTTCGACGGCCTCCGGATATGTGGAGAGTGAGATCCATGCCAAAGGTCAGGATCTGAAATGGTTGGTTCAAGCGGTAAAAGCACATCAACCCCAGCCATTACTGGCATTGGATGTGGCGACAGGCACCGGACATACGGCATTTGCTCTTCGTCAGTGTGTCTCTCGTGTCGTCGGATTGGACTTGACAGAAGGGATGCTGGAACAAGCGAAACGAGCGGCAAAAGAACGAAACTTGGACAATCTGGTTTGGATGATGGGGGATGCTGAAGACATTCCCATGCCGGATGGTTTGTTTGATGTGGTCACCTGTCGGATTGCCGCTCACCATTTTCCCGAGCCGTTGCGGGCTTTTCAGCAATGTCATCGGTTGTTGAGAGATGGGGGGTTGTTTATTCTGGTGGATAATGTGTCTCCGGCTGATCCAACGACAGAAGTGTTGTACAACCAAGTGGAAAAATGGCGGGACCCCTCGCACGGATGGGTTTTTACGGAGAGCCGATGGAGCGATCTGCTCCGCAGGGTGGGATTTTCACAGGTGGAGGTACTGCATCGCTGGGAAAACCAAATGCAGATAGAGCCTTGGCTTGATCGGGCACACACCCCGCAGGAAGTTAGAGAACGAATCCGAACGGTATTGAAGGGGGCCAGTGTGGAACAGCAACAAATGCTGGGCTTTCGTCACGGCGATTCCCTTGAGTGGATCATGCGAAAAGCGATGTGGTTAGCGACCAAGTAAACAGAATGAAAAAACAGGATAAGAAGGACGAGGGGAGTATCAAATTTCTCGTTGTGGTATGAAAACCGGCTTCTTTCCAAAGCCGGTTTTGTTTTGGAAAAAGATGTTGCAACTGTTTATAAGTTCGATTATAATCGAACAGAAATTCGTTCTACATAAATCGAACATTGAGGTGAAAAGGATGCCCTTTCAGTTAAAGGTGGAGTATTCACCGATTTATGAATTGACAACCAGTCTTCACTTGTATTTGGAAAAAAAAGCGCATCGAGTGACCGATCTGGGGAAATCTTGGGTAAAGGAAGCGGATACGAAGCTACAGCCCGGATTGAAAAAAAAGCTGACACAGATGATGGAGCAATCGGAAGAGGCGTTTTGGGATAAGAAACTCTTTCAGTATTTTCTGGCAAAAACCACATTGGATTCTCCTGCAAAAGAAGAGGTGGATGGGTTTTTGGATTGGCTCAGCGGCCAATCATCGGAGGATTTATATATGAATGTGGACTGGAGAGAGCA
Above is a window of Desmospora profundinema DNA encoding:
- a CDS encoding class I SAM-dependent methyltransferase, whose protein sequence is MSREKERVKVQFGSTASGYVESEIHAKGQDLKWLVQAVKAHQPQPLLALDVATGTGHTAFALRQCVSRVVGLDLTEGMLEQAKRAAKERNLDNLVWMMGDAEDIPMPDGLFDVVTCRIAAHHFPEPLRAFQQCHRLLRDGGLFILVDNVSPADPTTEVLYNQVEKWRDPSHGWVFTESRWSDLLRRVGFSQVEVLHRWENQMQIEPWLDRAHTPQEVRERIRTVLKGASVEQQQMLGFRHGDSLEWIMRKAMWLATK